Proteins encoded by one window of Maniola hyperantus chromosome 10, iAphHyp1.2, whole genome shotgun sequence:
- the DNAlig3 gene encoding DNA ligase 3: protein MSDTAPFFVDRAKGGRASCKGCKGNCPSGELRIAKLVYSPYGENQQMKSWHHIDCLMNVLLKQRPATKRIDSIEDIGNWENISKDDQEFILKKINDMEKVYADKNNGKYTAKVIKNEPTKKTPNTSIPSTSTDKNSTNDDKKPEVVVDDNKFTKFFALCNKISKVDAYTEKTAVVNNFFTNGSDGKTFQGDLALWCKLLLPQVSKRVYNLKSKQLVKLFSRIFRMDHDDMSTHLEQGDVADTIQHFFTKSQTFKPSTESTLSIHEVEDFLDDLSKLTKEEEQIFHFKKIVKRCTLHDLKMLIRLIKGDLRINAGPKHILEGVHPDAYSVFQTSRDLDMMLSRVLPQSSAVKHKDAIQKNVQAKLSLMTPVLPMLAEACKSVEMAMKKCPNGMFSEIKYDGERVQVHKKGNEFKYFSRALKPVMAHKVNHFKDYLPKAFPKGNDLILDAEVLMVDVNTGKPLPFGTLGKHKGSEFKDAHVCLYIFDCLYYNGEILIDVPIRKRRQILHDNMIEVKNRVMFSEQQLIYKPADLANMIAEVLQHGLEGLVLKDLESTYEPGKRHWLKVKKDYLFDGAMADTADLVVLGAWFGTGKKGGMMSVFLMGCLDTRRNYWVTVTKVHTGHDDSTLERLQKELGPLMVKISQDYTKIPPWLDCNKGMVPDFVAKDPKKQPVWEITGTELTKANLHTADGISVRFPRVTRIRDDKDWETATNLDELKHLYKTSKEKTDVTLLNKLAASVDNYEPPEKKTKQSPKQKKMAASPVKNGLLDKFLVKETKSPKQEIEDIKSPKKETDSVEKERNNFNESNSSEKLGKKRKVDESSSSDKLEKKRKKFDESNSSDTLSDANSSFEDKKISYPENPLPDAFKDKRLGFYPDFISIPEKLRNSFERHWIAYGGVIVKSMKSLDVDYVVHNKDVIEFKKMKKLRKKLPEDVRHVTKGWLIKCINRVELCDTKDFAVFLEP from the exons ATGTCCGATACAGCACCTTTTTTCGTCGACCGTGCCAAAGGAGGCCGAGCCTCCTGCAAAGGTTGTAAAGGGAACTGCCCCAGTGGTGAATTGCGTATTGCTAAACTAGTTTACAGCCCTTACGGTGAAAACCAACAAATGAAATCATGGCACCATATAGACTGCCTTATGAATGTCCTTTTAAAGCAACGCCCCGCAACAAAGCGTATAGACTCAATCGAAGATATCGGTAACTGGGAAAACATAAGTAAGGATGATCAGGAGTTTATACTGAAGAAAATTAATGATATGGAAAAGGTTTATGCAGACAAAAATAATGGAAAATATACTGCAAAAGTGATAAAAAATGAACCGACGAAGAAAACACCCAATACAAGCATCCCAAGTACTAGTACTGACAAAAATAGCACCAATGATGATAAAAAACCAGAAGTTGTTGTAGATGATAATAAGTTTACCAAGTTTTTTGCAttatgcaataaaatatcaaaagttGATGCTTATACAGAAAAGACAGCAGTTGTAAACAATTTCTTTACAAATGGTAGTGATGGTAAAACTTTTCAAGGAGATCTTGCATTATGGTGTAAATTACTACTGCCTCAAGTATCTAAGAGAGTGTACAACCTCAAAAGTAAGCAGTTGGTCAAACTTTTCTCAAGAATATTTAGAATGGATCATGATGACATGTCAACCCACTTAGAACAAGGGGATGTAGCTGATACTATTCAGCATTTCTTCACTAAATCCCAGACTTTCAAGCCTTCTACTGAAAGTACTTTGAGTATTCATGAAGTAGAAGATTTTCTGGACGACCTCTCAAAATTGACAAAAGAAGAAGAGCAGATTTTCCATTTTAAGAAAATTGTGAAGCGATGTACATTACATGACCTAAAAATGCTAATAAGGTTAATAAAAGGAGATTTACGGATAAATGCTGGTCCGAAACATATATTAGAAGGTGTGCATCCTGACGCATACAGTGTCTTTCAAACTTCACGCGACCTTGACATGATGTTAAGTCGAGTTTTACCTCAAAGCAGTGCTGTAAAACATAAGGATGcgatacaaaaaaatgtacAAGCAAAACTGAGTCTTATGACCCCAGTGTTACCTATGTTAGCTGAAGCGTGTAAATCTGTCGAAATGGCTATGAAGAAGTGCCCTAATGGAATGTTTTCAGAAATTAAATATGACGGAGAAAGGGTACAAGTCCATAAAAAGGGgaatgaatttaaatatttctcgCGTGCATTAAAACCTGTTATGGCACATAAAGTCAACCATTTCAAAGACTACTTGCCTAAAGCGTTTCCAAAGGGTAATGATTTGATTTTGGACGCAGAAGTATTAATGGTAGATGTTAATACAGGTAAGCCATTACCGTTTGGTACATTAGGTAAGCATAAGGGCTCGGAGTTTAAGGATGCACACGTTTGTCTGTATATTTTCGATTGCCTGTATTATAATGGAGAGATATTAATAGATGTGCCTATAAGGAAGAGGCGTCAAATATTACATGATAATATGATTGAAGTGAAGAATCGAGTCATGTTTTCGGAGCAGCAGCTTATATACAAACCTGCTGACTTAGCCAATATGATTGCAGAG GTTTTACAGCATGGTCTAGAAGGGCTAGTGTTGAAAGATTTGGAATCAACCTATGAGCCAGGCAAGAGACACTGGTTGAAAGTGAAGAAGGACTACTTATTTGATGGTGCAATGGCTGACACTGCTGATCTTGTGGTTTTGGGGGCGTGGTTTG GTACTGGCAAAAAAGGAGGGATGATGTCAGTATTCCTAATGGGTTGTCTGGACACTCGGAGAAACTATTGGGTCACAGTGACCAAAGTCCATACAGGACATGACGATAGCACGTTAGAAAGGCTCCAGAAGGAACTGGGCCCACTCATGGTCAAAATATCACAGGATTACACCAAAATTCCACCATGGTTGGACTGCAATAAGGGAATGGTGCCAGATTTTGTTGCTAAGGATCCTAAGAAACAGCCTGTGTGGGAAATAACTG GTACTGAACTAACGAAAGCTAATTTACACACAGCCGACGGCATCTCAGTAAGATTTCCAAGAGTAACTCGAATACGAGATGATAAAGACTGGGAAACCGCTACCAACTTGGATGAATTGAAACATCTGTACAAAACCTCCAAAGAAAAAACTGATGTAACACTTCTGAATAAACTGGCAGCCTCTGTCGATAACTATGAGCCGCCGGAAAAGAAAACTAAACAGAGTCCTAAACAAAAGAAAATGGCCGCAAGTCCAGTTAAAAATGGACTTTTAGACAAATTTCTCGTTAAAGAAACCAAATCGCCAAAACAAGAAATTGAAGATATCAAGTCACCTAAAAAAGAAACTGATTCAGTTGAAAAGgaaagaaataattttaatgaaagtAATTCATCAGAAAAAttaggaaagaaaagaaaggtCGATGAAAGTAGTTCATCAGATAaattagaaaagaaaagaaagaaattcGACGAAAGTAATTCATCAGATACACTGAGTGATGCAAATAGTTCTTTTGAAGATAAAAAGATAAGTTACCCAGAAAACCCTTTGCCCGATGCATTCAAAGATAAAAGATTAGGGTTCTATCCAGATTTTATAAGCATTCCTGAAAAATTAAGAAACAGTTTTGAGAGACACTGGATCGCTTACGGAGGTGTTATAGTTAAATCAATGAAATCATTGGATGTAGATTATGTTGTCCATAATAAAGATGTTATAGAGTTTAAGAAAATGAAAAAACTAAGAAAGAAGCTACCAGAAGATGTAAGGCATGTTACTAAGGGTTGGTTGATCAAGTGTATAAATCGTGTTGAGCTGTGTGATACTAAAGATTTTGCTGTTTTTTTAGAACCTTga